A genomic window from Eriocheir sinensis breed Jianghai 21 chromosome 9, ASM2467909v1, whole genome shotgun sequence includes:
- the LOC126995882 gene encoding LOW QUALITY PROTEIN: histone H2A-like (The sequence of the model RefSeq protein was modified relative to this genomic sequence to represent the inferred CDS: inserted 1 base in 1 codon) — translation MSGRGKGGKVKGKSKSRSSRAGLQFPVGRIHRLLRKGNYAERVGAGAPVYLAAVMEYLAAEVLELAGNAARDNKKTRIXPRHLQLAIRNDEELNKLLSGVTIAQGGVLPNIQAVLLPKKTEKK, via the exons atgtctggacgcggcaagggaggaaaggtgaaggggaagtcaaagtcccgctccagccgtgccggcctgcagttccccgtgggcaggatccaccgtctcctgaggaagggcaactacgccgagcgcgtgggcgccggcgcccccgtgtacctggcggccgtcatggagtacctggccgccgaggtgctcgagctggccggcaacgcggcccgcgacaacaagaagacccgca atccccgccacctgcagctggccatccgcaacgacgaggagctgaacaagctcctctccggcgtcaccattgcccagggaggtgtgctgcctaacatccaggcggtgctcctgcccaagaagaccgagaagaagtaa
- the LOC126995889 gene encoding histone H2B, translated as MPPKASGKAAKKAGKAQKAIAKGDKKKKRRRKESYSIYIYKVLKQVHPDTGVSSKAMSIMNSFVNDIFERIAAEASRLAHYNKRSTITSREIQTAVRLLLPGELAKHAVSEGTKAVTKYTSSK; from the coding sequence atgccccccaaagcatcaggaaaggccgccaagaaggctggcaaggcccagaaggccatcgccaagggtgacaagaagaagaagcgcaggaggaaggagagctactcgatctacatctacaaggtgctcaagcaggtccaccccgacaccggcgtctcctccaaggccatgtccatcatgaactccttcgtgaacgacatcttcgagcgcatcgccgccgaggcctctcgcctggcccattacaacaagcgctccaccatcaccagtcgggagatccagacggccgtccgtctcctcctgcccggtgagctggccaagcacgccgtgtccgaaggcaccaaggccgtcaccaagtacacctcctccaaataa